A single region of the Streptomyces sp. NBC_00236 genome encodes:
- a CDS encoding SDR family oxidoreductase: MDSHVEAAQAGALPAGLLKRQTALVTGANSGIGRATAIGLGRAGADVVVNYVSGREAAEDVVREISSFGVRAVAHEADVSQETQVAAMVDRTVQDFGTLDILVANAGMQRDARFTEMTLAQWQKVLDVNLTGQFLCAREATKEFRRRGVVPEVSRAAGKIICMSSVHQVIPWAGHVNYASSKGGVEMMMQTLAQELAPEKIRVNAVAPGAIRTPINRSAWETPAAREDLLRLIPYDRIGDPEDIAQAVVLLASDLMDYVVGTTLYVDGGMTLFPGFATGG; encoded by the coding sequence ATGGATTCCCACGTCGAGGCAGCGCAGGCGGGTGCTCTGCCGGCCGGCCTGCTGAAGCGCCAGACCGCACTGGTGACGGGCGCCAACTCAGGCATCGGCAGGGCCACCGCCATCGGACTCGGCCGGGCCGGGGCCGATGTGGTGGTCAACTACGTGAGTGGCCGTGAGGCCGCCGAGGACGTGGTCCGGGAAATCTCCTCGTTCGGTGTCCGCGCGGTGGCCCACGAGGCCGATGTGTCGCAGGAGACCCAGGTGGCCGCGATGGTGGATCGCACGGTCCAGGACTTCGGGACCCTCGACATCCTCGTCGCCAATGCCGGTATGCAACGCGATGCCAGGTTCACCGAGATGACGCTCGCCCAGTGGCAGAAGGTGCTCGACGTCAACCTCACGGGCCAGTTCCTGTGCGCTCGTGAGGCGACCAAGGAGTTCCGCCGGCGCGGAGTGGTCCCCGAGGTGTCCCGGGCGGCCGGGAAGATCATTTGCATGAGCTCGGTGCACCAGGTCATCCCCTGGGCGGGACACGTGAACTACGCCTCTTCCAAGGGAGGCGTGGAAATGATGATGCAGACCCTGGCACAGGAGCTCGCACCCGAGAAGATCCGGGTCAACGCGGTCGCCCCCGGGGCGATCAGGACCCCCATCAACCGCAGTGCCTGGGAGACGCCGGCCGCCCGGGAGGACCTCCTGCGCCTGATCCCCTACGACCGGATTGGGGACCCCGAGGACATCGCCCAAGCCGTCGTCCTGCTCGCGTCCGACCTCATGGACTACGTCGTGGGGACGACGCTCTACGTCGACGGCGGGATGACGCTCTTCCCCGGGTTCGCCACCGGCGGCTGA
- a CDS encoding DUF2254 domain-containing protein encodes MRIRMSWAAVFRLRQYVKASLWIMPLFGLVVGVLLAQWAVTADSSHWPPSGWRYSATTASGVLSAIVGAMIALLGFVVTIGVLVIQQATGTLSPRYMRLWYRDRLQKTVLATFTGTFAFAFSLLRSIETRSVPDLGVTLAGGAVAVSLLLLLVYLNRFTHNLRPVAIADLVGRMGEDVFEQAAGKAKASAPHPGEPSVPRGRTTVIRAAAGGALQALHTAGLSAVAARHDCVFTVPHVIGDYVPRGAVLVEIHGGTAVPDHRQVTGLIALGPERTIEQDPAFALRVLVDIAIRALSPAVNDPTTGVQVLNHIDSFLTVVGQSPLPGRYALAGQDGRTRLVLRGRAWEDYLQLAVSEIRDYGSTSLQICRRLRALLHGLLDNLPPVQHPAVRAQLELLDAAVERAFPDPARRSVAQVADSQGVGGRSGPGR; translated from the coding sequence GTGCGGATCAGAATGTCCTGGGCCGCCGTGTTCAGGCTGCGGCAGTATGTGAAGGCAAGCCTGTGGATCATGCCGTTGTTCGGCCTCGTGGTGGGAGTCCTGCTGGCCCAATGGGCCGTCACCGCGGACAGTTCCCACTGGCCACCGAGCGGCTGGCGCTATTCGGCGACCACGGCGAGCGGAGTGCTGAGCGCCATCGTCGGAGCGATGATCGCGCTGCTGGGATTCGTCGTCACCATCGGTGTTCTCGTCATTCAGCAGGCCACCGGCACACTGTCCCCCAGGTACATGCGGCTCTGGTACCGGGACCGGCTCCAGAAGACCGTGCTGGCCACCTTCACCGGCACGTTCGCGTTCGCCTTCTCCCTGCTGCGCAGCATCGAGACGCGTTCGGTCCCTGACCTCGGGGTCACGCTCGCCGGTGGCGCCGTGGCGGTCAGCCTGTTGCTGCTGCTCGTCTATCTCAACCGCTTCACACACAACCTCAGGCCCGTCGCCATCGCCGACCTCGTCGGACGCATGGGCGAGGACGTGTTCGAGCAGGCGGCCGGGAAGGCCAAGGCCTCGGCCCCGCATCCCGGCGAGCCTTCCGTGCCGCGCGGACGGACGACCGTCATCCGGGCGGCGGCGGGCGGAGCCCTCCAGGCCCTTCACACCGCCGGTCTCTCGGCCGTCGCCGCGCGCCACGACTGCGTCTTCACCGTGCCTCACGTGATCGGTGACTACGTTCCCCGAGGCGCCGTCCTCGTCGAGATCCACGGCGGCACAGCCGTCCCCGACCACCGGCAGGTGACCGGGCTCATCGCGCTCGGTCCCGAGCGGACGATCGAACAGGACCCGGCCTTCGCCCTCCGGGTGCTCGTCGACATCGCCATCCGCGCCCTGTCGCCCGCAGTCAACGACCCCACCACCGGAGTGCAGGTCCTCAACCACATCGATTCGTTCCTCACGGTGGTCGGCCAGTCGCCGCTTCCGGGCCGCTATGCGCTGGCCGGCCAGGACGGCCGGACGCGGCTCGTCCTGCGGGGGAGGGCATGGGAGGACTACCTGCAGCTCGCCGTTTCGGAGATCCGTGACTACGGGTCGACGTCGCTGCAGATCTGCCGCCGGCTGCGCGCCCTCCTGCACGGGCTGCTCGACAACCTTCCGCCCGTCCAGCATCCGGCAGTCAGGGCCCAGCTGGAGCTCCTGGACGCTGCGGTGGAACGGGCCTTTCCCGACCCCGCCCGCCGCTCGGTCGCGCAGGTGGCCGACAGCCAGGGGGTGGGCGGCCGGTCCGGGCCGGGCCGTTAG
- a CDS encoding winged helix-turn-helix transcriptional regulator, with protein MLDVLGLEPDDERVYRELLGRPDSTATLLSDQLGVPRAHTGTALDRLVEWGLVIRSADGRFTAAPPAMALGALISQRRDGLRMAEQALVTFAEEHRAAMTGSSISDLIEVITGVDAIRHRFLQVQQAARTQVRSFITAPFVAVPPGENSAEPMAINRGVHFRAVLDRAVLAEPGIIADAVESMRNGVQLRVADELPMKLVLADADLGLVPLAVTPAGDPGAVLLHRSGLLDALDALFESVWRAAHPLELSGIGAGTEPTVAIGAEGPTDLDRKILALLLAGLTDPTAAAQLGLSPRTLHRRLRRLMDLAGVRTRMQLGGHAVRHGWVEAH; from the coding sequence ATGCTGGATGTCCTGGGCCTGGAGCCCGATGATGAGCGTGTCTATCGCGAGCTGCTCGGCCGGCCGGACTCCACCGCGACCCTGCTGTCGGATCAGCTCGGCGTGCCGCGGGCCCACACCGGCACGGCCCTGGACCGTCTGGTCGAATGGGGGCTGGTGATCAGGTCGGCGGACGGGCGGTTCACCGCCGCCCCGCCCGCCATGGCGCTCGGCGCTCTCATCAGCCAGCGCCGGGACGGGCTGCGCATGGCCGAACAGGCGTTGGTCACGTTCGCCGAGGAACACCGGGCGGCGATGACCGGGAGCAGCATCAGCGATCTGATCGAGGTCATCACAGGCGTCGACGCGATCCGGCATCGCTTCCTCCAGGTGCAGCAGGCCGCCCGGACGCAGGTCCGCTCCTTCATCACCGCGCCCTTCGTCGCCGTGCCGCCCGGCGAGAACTCCGCGGAACCCATGGCCATCAACCGCGGCGTCCACTTCCGGGCGGTACTGGACCGGGCCGTACTGGCCGAGCCGGGGATCATCGCCGATGCCGTCGAATCGATGCGCAACGGCGTGCAGCTGCGGGTCGCCGACGAGCTGCCGATGAAACTCGTGCTGGCCGATGCCGACCTCGGCCTGGTCCCGCTCGCGGTCACACCGGCCGGGGATCCCGGAGCCGTGCTGCTGCACCGAAGCGGCCTGCTGGATGCCCTGGACGCGCTGTTCGAATCGGTGTGGCGCGCCGCCCATCCACTCGAACTGTCGGGCATCGGCGCGGGCACCGAGCCCACCGTCGCCATCGGTGCGGAGGGTCCGACCGACCTGGACCGGAAGATCCTCGCTCTGCTGCTGGCCGGTCTGACCGATCCGACGGCCGCGGCTCAGCTCGGTCTTTCACCGCGCACACTGCACCGGCGGCTGCGACGCCTCATGGACCTCGCCGGAGTCCGGACCCGGATGCAGCTCGGCGGTCATGCCGTCCGGCACGGCTGGGTCGAGGCACACTGA
- a CDS encoding S8 family peptidase: protein MFSPIQSPAFRRRRRQLLSAAVAVPLLASGLIALQAPAQAAPSRPAVPAKPSATHKVTLVTGDVVTVTTMADGKQSADVHRPDSAVGGVKIQEVKGDLLVVPDEAAPLLGAGKLDRRLFNVTDLIEMGYDDAKSAAVPLIATYTPSKSRSAVEPTAPRGSKLTRSLKGIHGAALSTGKRQAHAFWTAVAPQGAAKLGAGMEKLWLDGRVKATLKDSVPLIGAPEAWAAGYTGKGAKVAVLDTGIDVNHPDFAGLIDGTVSFVPGETVTDVNGHGTHVAGTIVGSGSASGGDNKGVAPGADLFVGKVLGGAEGYGQDSWVMAGMQWAAESGADVVNMSLGDSYPTDGSDPMSQTVDALSAQYGTLFVIAAGNAGPETVSAPGAAASALTVAATDKEDRLASFSSTGPLAYSGGMKPDIAAPGVDITAPRSQEMTDGGEGLYRTISGTSMATPHVVGAAAILSQQHPDWNGAQLKEHLMSTAKGLDEGYSPYEVGTGRVDVAAAVRTTVRGTGSLFFGNYTWPHEPGDVAVTKDLTFTNTGSADVTLDLALTDAGGPFTLGATAVTVPAGGTAAIPVTGDPRAASAGRHVGYVTGTDAATGKQVTRTSVALLKEEERYDLNIKLVGRDGKPAAGWVTVNLAGDSWPWNVYVEGSTTMRMAPGLYSVGAYVDVAGQKPDRSGLAVLVDPETVLKDGPADVVLDASRAHLLETEAPQRSEDRQRKVDFNIHYKGFDPFMDYRGAYVLPPTYDDVYVAPTEAMTQGEFMLITRWRKGEPPLSLSTPGGRLRFEALVQAGSALGTATDRLDAVYAGDGSAAAYEKTRAKGKLVVIGRSDEVSPQERTDAAVAAGAKALIVVNDGAGALMEYVGESAIPVATVHRDAGKALVAMARAGILKLTMKQTEFTPFVYDLTRDYPGRVPDRALVYKPTEHDLARIDARYYSAADGGSAEGYRSDFTLSPSFNFPEREWHPGTRTEWVTPGQVWREFHTQGVETALPWSMVSGDNTYARGSTSRLDWFAPATRPGQGESFGVYNSRWQNYMTWNVQAWASASDNMRLGGYLPWGETPSHLQVFQGDELIHDNPVSGDMQWVEVPAGKLPYRTVLDVERPGDAFRLSTRTHTEWTFVSDTVESEFFERFSVLNLDYALESDLHGDVRADATQRITLKPVSMDSGTVPGKVVTVKLDVSYDDGATWQKVTLAQRAGGSWTGSFRTAKKPGGFVSVRASAATDSGYSVKNEIIRAYGLR, encoded by the coding sequence ATGTTCTCCCCCATTCAGTCACCCGCCTTCCGGCGCAGACGCCGGCAGTTGCTCTCGGCCGCCGTCGCCGTGCCGCTTCTGGCGTCGGGCCTCATAGCCCTGCAAGCGCCCGCACAGGCCGCTCCGAGCAGGCCCGCCGTTCCCGCCAAGCCCTCGGCGACCCACAAGGTCACCCTGGTCACCGGCGACGTCGTCACGGTCACCACGATGGCCGACGGCAAACAGTCCGCTGACGTTCACCGGCCCGACAGCGCCGTCGGTGGCGTGAAGATCCAGGAGGTCAAGGGCGACCTGCTCGTCGTCCCGGACGAGGCGGCACCGCTGCTGGGCGCCGGCAAGCTCGACCGCCGACTGTTCAACGTCACCGACCTGATCGAGATGGGTTACGACGACGCGAAGTCGGCCGCGGTGCCGCTGATCGCGACGTACACCCCGTCGAAGTCCCGCTCCGCCGTCGAGCCGACGGCCCCGCGCGGCAGCAAGCTGACCCGCAGCCTCAAGGGCATCCACGGTGCCGCGCTCAGCACCGGGAAGCGGCAGGCCCACGCCTTCTGGACCGCCGTCGCGCCGCAGGGGGCCGCGAAGCTCGGAGCCGGTATGGAGAAGCTCTGGCTCGACGGCCGGGTGAAGGCCACCCTGAAGGACAGCGTGCCCCTGATCGGCGCGCCCGAGGCCTGGGCGGCCGGGTACACCGGCAAGGGGGCCAAGGTCGCGGTCCTCGACACCGGTATCGACGTCAACCACCCCGACTTCGCCGGCCTGATCGACGGCACGGTCAGCTTCGTACCGGGCGAGACCGTCACCGACGTCAACGGCCACGGTACCCACGTGGCCGGCACGATCGTCGGCTCGGGTTCCGCCTCCGGCGGCGACAACAAAGGTGTCGCCCCCGGCGCCGACCTGTTCGTCGGCAAGGTGCTCGGCGGCGCGGAGGGCTACGGCCAGGACTCCTGGGTCATGGCGGGCATGCAGTGGGCCGCCGAGTCCGGAGCCGACGTCGTCAACATGAGCCTCGGTGACTCCTACCCGACGGACGGCAGCGACCCGATGTCGCAGACGGTCGACGCGCTGTCCGCGCAGTACGGCACGCTGTTCGTCATCGCAGCAGGCAACGCGGGCCCGGAGACCGTCTCCGCCCCGGGCGCCGCCGCCTCCGCGCTGACGGTGGCCGCCACGGACAAGGAGGACCGGCTCGCTTCCTTCTCCAGCACCGGCCCCCTGGCGTACTCAGGCGGGATGAAGCCGGACATCGCGGCGCCCGGCGTGGACATCACCGCGCCCCGCTCGCAGGAGATGACCGATGGGGGCGAGGGCCTCTACCGCACGATCAGCGGCACGTCGATGGCCACCCCGCACGTCGTCGGCGCGGCGGCGATCCTGTCCCAGCAGCATCCTGACTGGAACGGCGCGCAGCTCAAGGAACACCTGATGAGCACGGCGAAGGGCCTGGACGAGGGGTACTCGCCGTACGAGGTGGGCACCGGCCGTGTCGACGTGGCCGCCGCCGTGCGCACGACGGTCCGTGGCACCGGATCGCTCTTCTTCGGCAACTACACCTGGCCGCACGAACCGGGCGATGTCGCCGTCACGAAGGACCTGACCTTCACCAACACGGGTTCCGCCGACGTCACGCTGGACCTGGCGCTGACCGACGCGGGCGGCCCGTTCACGCTGGGAGCCACCGCGGTGACCGTCCCGGCGGGCGGCACCGCCGCGATCCCCGTGACCGGTGACCCGCGGGCCGCCTCGGCAGGCCGCCACGTCGGCTACGTGACGGGGACCGACGCCGCCACCGGAAAGCAGGTGACCCGGACCTCCGTGGCTCTGCTCAAGGAGGAGGAGCGCTACGACCTGAACATCAAGCTGGTCGGCCGGGACGGCAAGCCGGCCGCAGGCTGGGTCACGGTCAACCTGGCCGGCGACTCCTGGCCGTGGAACGTCTACGTCGAGGGCTCGACCACGATGCGCATGGCGCCGGGCCTGTACTCCGTCGGGGCGTACGTCGACGTGGCCGGCCAGAAGCCGGACCGCTCGGGTCTGGCCGTGCTGGTCGACCCGGAGACCGTGCTCAAGGACGGCCCGGCCGACGTGGTGCTCGACGCGAGCCGGGCACACCTGCTGGAGACGGAGGCTCCGCAGCGTTCCGAGGACCGCCAGCGCAAGGTCGACTTCAACATCCACTACAAGGGCTTCGACCCGTTCATGGACTACCGCGGTGCGTACGTGCTGCCGCCGACGTACGACGACGTCTACGTGGCACCGACGGAGGCGATGACGCAGGGCGAGTTCATGCTGATCACCCGCTGGCGCAAGGGCGAGCCGCCGCTCAGCCTGAGCACGCCGGGCGGCCGGCTCCGCTTCGAGGCACTGGTGCAGGCGGGCAGCGCCCTGGGTACGGCCACGGACCGGCTGGACGCCGTCTACGCGGGCGACGGCTCTGCCGCCGCCTACGAGAAGACGCGCGCCAAGGGCAAGCTCGTCGTCATCGGGCGCAGCGACGAGGTCTCGCCGCAGGAGCGGACCGACGCCGCGGTCGCGGCCGGCGCGAAGGCGCTGATCGTGGTCAACGACGGGGCAGGCGCCCTGATGGAGTACGTCGGCGAGTCGGCCATTCCGGTCGCCACCGTGCATCGCGACGCGGGCAAGGCCCTCGTCGCGATGGCCAGGGCCGGCATCCTGAAGCTGACCATGAAGCAGACGGAGTTCACACCGTTCGTCTACGACCTGACCCGGGACTACCCCGGCCGGGTGCCGGACCGGGCGCTGGTCTACAAGCCGACCGAGCACGACCTCGCCCGGATCGACGCCCGCTACTACTCGGCCGCGGACGGCGGAAGTGCCGAAGGCTACCGGTCCGACTTCACCCTCAGCCCGTCGTTCAACTTCCCCGAGCGCGAGTGGCACCCGGGCACGCGCACCGAGTGGGTGACGCCGGGTCAGGTCTGGAGGGAGTTCCACACGCAGGGAGTCGAAACGGCGCTGCCGTGGTCGATGGTGTCGGGCGACAACACGTACGCCAGGGGCAGCACCAGCCGGCTGGACTGGTTCGCTCCGGCGACCCGCCCCGGCCAGGGTGAGTCGTTCGGTGTGTACAACTCCCGTTGGCAGAACTACATGACGTGGAACGTGCAGGCCTGGGCCTCCGCGAGCGACAACATGCGGCTGGGCGGCTATCTGCCGTGGGGTGAGACGCCGTCCCACCTCCAGGTGTTCCAGGGCGACGAACTGATCCACGACAACCCGGTCAGCGGCGACATGCAGTGGGTGGAGGTGCCTGCGGGCAAGCTGCCCTACCGCACCGTCCTCGATGTGGAGCGGCCCGGTGACGCCTTCCGGCTGTCGACGCGCACCCACACCGAATGGACCTTCGTGTCCGACACCGTCGAGTCCGAGTTCTTCGAGCGGTTCTCGGTGCTGAACCTGGACTACGCGCTGGAGTCCGACCTGCACGGCGACGTCAGGGCCGACGCCACCCAGCGGATCACGCTCAAGCCGGTGTCGATGGACTCCGGCACCGTGCCGGGCAAGGTCGTCACGGTGAAGCTGGACGTGTCGTACGACGACGGCGCCACCTGGCAGAAGGTGACCCTCGCCCAGCGTGCCGGTGGTTCCTGGACCGGGTCGTTCCGGACCGCGAAGAAGCCCGGCGGCTTCGTGTCGGTCCGCGCGAGCGCCGCGACGGACAGCGGCTACAGCGTCAAGAACGAGATCATCCGGGCGTACGGCCTGCGATGA
- a CDS encoding glycoside hydrolase family 15 protein: MDEYPLIENHGLIGDLQTAALVTTDATIDWFCCPRFDSPSVFGALLDHRKGGHFTVRPVADTYTSKQLYHPDTAVLVTRFMTEAGTGEVVDFMPVTGTTATDRHRLVRMLRCVRGSMTFEGEIAPRFDYGRTPHELHITERGALFTSPDMNLAVHAVREPQDERLLNILSGENDLRFTLTLQAGQQRGLVMESSPDGPPQEVSVAEFEQLFDETVQFWRSWLGQSTYAGRWREAVERSAVTLKLMTYAPTGALVAAPTAGLPEQLGGERNWDYRFTWIRDASFSVYALLGLGFREEARAFIGWLHDRVKEEAGHEGGTGPLNIMYRVDGSSDLVEETLDHWEGYGGSAPVRIGNGAASQLQLDIYGEALDSIYFAHQHGMHLDTRGWTALHTLLDWLVDHWDQPGEGLWETRGGRKDFTYGRVMSWVAFDRAVRIATDDGRPAARGRWVDARDTIYQQVLNRGWDPTKKAFVQHYGDDVLDSSLLRMPTVGFITPDDPMWKSTLDAMEHELVSDSLVYRYNPEASPDGLSGSEGTFSLCTFMYVDALARAGRIDQARLVLEKMLTYANHLGLYSEEIAVTGRQLGNFPQAFTHLALIDAAITLDARINAARGGTGTA, encoded by the coding sequence ATGGACGAATATCCCCTGATCGAGAACCACGGTCTGATCGGAGACCTGCAGACCGCGGCTCTCGTGACCACGGACGCGACGATCGACTGGTTCTGCTGTCCCCGCTTCGATTCGCCCAGCGTGTTCGGTGCCCTGCTCGACCACCGAAAGGGCGGTCACTTCACCGTCCGGCCGGTCGCCGACACGTACACGAGCAAGCAGCTCTACCACCCCGACACGGCCGTCCTCGTGACACGTTTCATGACCGAGGCCGGCACCGGTGAGGTGGTGGACTTCATGCCGGTGACCGGAACGACAGCGACGGACCGGCACCGTCTGGTCCGCATGCTGCGGTGCGTCCGGGGCAGCATGACGTTCGAAGGGGAGATCGCTCCCCGCTTCGACTACGGCCGCACACCGCACGAGCTGCACATCACGGAGCGCGGGGCCCTGTTCACTTCACCGGACATGAACCTCGCCGTCCACGCCGTCCGCGAGCCACAGGACGAGCGGCTGCTGAACATCCTCTCGGGCGAAAACGACCTGCGGTTCACCCTGACCCTGCAGGCGGGCCAGCAGCGTGGCCTGGTCATGGAGTCGTCCCCCGACGGGCCGCCGCAGGAGGTATCCGTGGCGGAGTTCGAGCAACTCTTCGACGAGACCGTCCAGTTCTGGCGCTCCTGGCTGGGACAGTCCACCTATGCCGGCCGGTGGCGGGAAGCGGTGGAACGGTCGGCCGTGACGCTGAAGCTCATGACGTACGCGCCCACCGGCGCCCTGGTGGCGGCCCCCACGGCGGGCCTGCCCGAGCAGTTGGGCGGAGAACGCAACTGGGACTACCGCTTCACCTGGATCCGTGACGCGTCGTTCTCGGTGTACGCGTTGCTGGGCCTGGGGTTCAGGGAGGAGGCAAGGGCGTTCATCGGCTGGCTGCACGACCGCGTGAAGGAAGAGGCCGGTCACGAAGGCGGCACCGGGCCACTGAACATCATGTACCGCGTCGACGGCTCCTCGGACCTGGTCGAGGAGACCCTGGACCACTGGGAGGGCTACGGCGGCTCCGCCCCGGTCCGCATCGGAAACGGAGCGGCGAGCCAGCTGCAACTGGACATCTACGGTGAGGCGCTCGACAGCATCTACTTCGCGCACCAGCACGGCATGCACCTGGATACGCGGGGCTGGACCGCGCTGCACACCCTTCTCGACTGGCTGGTCGATCACTGGGACCAGCCCGGTGAGGGGTTGTGGGAGACCCGAGGCGGCAGGAAGGACTTCACCTACGGCCGCGTGATGTCCTGGGTTGCCTTCGACCGCGCCGTCCGCATCGCCACCGACGACGGCCGTCCGGCTGCCCGCGGCCGCTGGGTGGACGCCCGGGACACGATCTACCAGCAGGTGCTCAACCGTGGCTGGGACCCGACGAAGAAGGCCTTCGTCCAGCACTACGGCGACGACGTCCTCGACTCGTCCCTGCTGCGCATGCCGACGGTCGGTTTCATCACGCCGGACGATCCCATGTGGAAGTCCACGCTGGACGCGATGGAGCATGAGCTGGTCAGTGACAGCCTCGTCTACCGCTACAACCCCGAGGCCTCACCCGACGGGCTGAGCGGCTCGGAGGGGACCTTCTCCCTCTGTACGTTCATGTACGTCGACGCCCTGGCGCGGGCCGGACGCATCGACCAGGCCCGGCTGGTCCTGGAGAAGATGCTCACCTACGCCAACCATCTCGGCCTGTACTCGGAGGAGATCGCCGTGACGGGCCGTCAACTGGGTAACTTCCCACAGGCGTTCACTCACCTGGCGCTGATCGACGCCGCCATCACGCTGGATGCCAGGATCAACGCGGCACGCGGGGGCACGGGCACGGCCTGA
- a CDS encoding histidine phosphatase family protein produces MTVRVMLISPAMNSALREARFAGDAPLDESGLRPARAAAASGSVPVADQWLRGPSRRCRDTAEALGLRTGAEHALRDWEMGRWSGARLSEVSADEPDGVAAWLADPAAAPHGGESLLELCARVGRWLDSLHGDGPGRVVGVVEPAVIRAAVVHALALPPLAFWRLDVAPLTVTELSGRSGRWNLRCGRPLVAEEPVR; encoded by the coding sequence ATGACGGTACGGGTGATGTTGATCTCACCGGCAATGAACTCCGCGCTGCGCGAGGCCCGGTTCGCCGGTGACGCTCCGCTGGACGAATCCGGGCTCCGGCCTGCCCGGGCAGCCGCTGCCTCCGGTTCGGTCCCGGTCGCGGACCAGTGGCTGCGGGGGCCGTCCCGCCGCTGCCGCGACACCGCGGAAGCGCTGGGGCTCCGGACAGGCGCCGAACACGCCTTGCGGGACTGGGAGATGGGCCGCTGGTCCGGTGCGCGGCTGTCCGAGGTGAGCGCGGACGAGCCGGACGGGGTGGCGGCCTGGCTGGCGGATCCGGCGGCGGCTCCGCACGGGGGCGAGTCTCTGCTGGAGCTCTGCGCCAGGGTGGGCCGGTGGCTCGACTCGCTGCACGGGGACGGTCCGGGCCGGGTCGTGGGGGTGGTCGAGCCTGCCGTGATCCGGGCCGCCGTCGTCCATGCGCTGGCCCTTCCTCCACTGGCGTTCTGGCGACTGGACGTGGCACCCCTCACGGTCACGGAGCTCAGCGGCAGGTCGGGGCGGTGGAACCTGCGCTGTGGTCGGCCGCTCGTAGCGGAGGAGCCTGTCCGGTGA
- a CDS encoding CbtB domain-containing protein, translating into MAQTAAPATVTPAITPISLKAIAPWAVFFGVVMLILLYFVGAEQGATALISGEGVHEWVHDGRHLLGFPCH; encoded by the coding sequence ATGGCACAGACTGCTGCCCCCGCCACGGTCACACCCGCCATCACTCCCATCTCGCTGAAGGCCATTGCCCCTTGGGCGGTCTTCTTCGGCGTCGTCATGCTGATCCTGCTGTACTTCGTCGGTGCCGAGCAGGGCGCCACCGCGCTCATTTCGGGCGAAGGCGTGCACGAGTGGGTCCACGACGGCCGTCACCTCCTCGGATTCCCCTGCCACTGA
- a CDS encoding CbtA family protein, which yields MNSISVRALLVRGMLAGLVAGALALAVAYFLGESRVDAAIALEEAHRHSHSHDHGGGEELVSRGMQATGGLATGVLVFGVAVGGIAALVFCYALGRLGRFGPRATAALIAGAALLTVYIVPFLKYPANPPAVGNPDTIGRRTALFFLMVALSVLLAVAAVILGRRLAPRLGNWNATIAAAAGYVLVIGLAYAFLPSFNEVGKDFPASLLWEFRLATLAVQVTLWTAFGLVFGYLTERLLEPGRDAATATDARTKRSAPVAG from the coding sequence ATGAACTCCATATCTGTCAGAGCCCTGCTCGTCCGCGGCATGCTGGCCGGCCTTGTCGCGGGTGCGCTCGCGCTTGCGGTGGCGTACTTTCTCGGCGAGTCACGCGTCGATGCGGCCATCGCCCTCGAAGAGGCGCACCGCCACAGTCACAGCCACGACCACGGCGGCGGCGAGGAACTCGTCAGCCGGGGCATGCAGGCCACCGGCGGACTCGCCACCGGTGTACTCGTCTTCGGCGTCGCCGTCGGCGGCATCGCCGCACTCGTCTTCTGTTACGCACTCGGCCGGTTGGGCCGGTTCGGCCCCAGGGCGACGGCCGCGCTGATCGCGGGAGCCGCCCTGCTGACCGTGTACATCGTCCCGTTCCTGAAGTACCCGGCGAATCCGCCGGCTGTCGGCAACCCCGACACCATCGGCAGACGCACCGCGCTGTTCTTCCTCATGGTCGCCCTCAGCGTGCTGCTGGCCGTCGCCGCCGTCATCCTCGGCAGGCGGCTGGCTCCGCGCCTGGGCAACTGGAACGCCACCATCGCCGCCGCTGCCGGCTACGTGCTGGTCATCGGCCTCGCCTATGCCTTCCTGCCCTCCTTCAACGAGGTCGGAAAGGACTTCCCGGCTTCTCTGCTCTGGGAGTTCAGGCTGGCCACGCTCGCGGTGCAGGTCACGCTCTGGACGGCCTTCGGGCTGGTCTTCGGCTATCTCACCGAACGGCTGCTGGAGCCGGGGCGGGACGCGGCCACTGCCACGGACGCCAGAACGAAACGGTCGGCCCCCGTGGCGGGCTGA
- a CDS encoding GNAT family N-acetyltransferase: MTSLDTPRLILSPMTLAEAEQVAAGRPAEGARWAPGFPLPGEMRAAQRFLETCAETRDPTPYGSYHVRRREDGLLIGGAGFHGAPDENGHVTIGYGLVPSARGMGYASEALRALLRFTRDQGIVCVHGDADLDNIASQHVMAAAGMRLVKEDALLRYYRIDWDGSAGQA; the protein is encoded by the coding sequence ATGACCTCACTCGACACACCACGGCTGATCCTGTCCCCGATGACCCTTGCCGAGGCCGAGCAGGTGGCGGCGGGCAGGCCGGCCGAGGGTGCTCGCTGGGCTCCCGGCTTTCCCCTCCCGGGTGAGATGCGGGCGGCCCAGCGGTTCCTGGAGACCTGTGCCGAGACCCGTGACCCGACTCCCTACGGTTCGTACCACGTAAGGCGCCGCGAGGACGGGCTGCTGATCGGCGGAGCCGGGTTCCACGGCGCGCCCGACGAGAACGGGCACGTCACGATCGGCTACGGACTCGTGCCGTCGGCGCGCGGCATGGGCTACGCCTCCGAGGCGCTCCGTGCGCTTCTTCGGTTCACCCGTGACCAGGGCATCGTCTGCGTGCACGGGGACGCCGACCTCGACAACATCGCCTCCCAGCACGTCATGGCCGCGGCGGGCATGCGCCTCGTGAAGGAGGACGCGCTGCTGAGGTACTACCGGATCGACTGGGACGGTTCCGCCGGACAGGCGTGA